One Ananas comosus cultivar F153 linkage group 1, ASM154086v1, whole genome shotgun sequence DNA window includes the following coding sequences:
- the LOC109713722 gene encoding UDP-galactose transporter 2-like, whose amino-acid sequence MDLEKKPVVSDVGAWAMNVVSSVGIIMANKQLMSPNGYGFSFATTLTGFHFTVTALVGWISNATGYSASKYVPLWELFWFSIVANMSITGMNLSLMLNSVGFYQISKLSMIPVVCLMEWILHSKHYTTKVITAVIVVAFGVGICTVTDVEINAKGFLCACVAVFCTSLQQITIGSFQKKYNIGSFELLSKTAPIQAASLLLFGPFADYYLNGGSLLEYHFSTGATIFILLSCSLAVFCNMSQYLCIGRFSATSFQVLGHMKTVCVLILGWILFDSALTVKNILGMLLAILGMIVYSWAVESEKQSKVAPSLIRSDSRFDSEDVKLLKEKMNGLTQSDLEIGQLKS is encoded by the exons ATGGATCTGGAGAAGAAGCCCGTGGTGTCGGACGTCGGGGCGTGGGCGATGAACGTGGTGAGCTCCGTGGGGATCATCATGGCCAACAAGCAGCTCATGTCCCCCAATGGCTACGGATTCTCCTTCG CGACGACGCTAACGGGGTTCCATTTCACTGTAACCGCCCTTGTTGGTTGGATTTCGAATGCGACCGGATACTCGGCGTCCAAGTATGTTCCTCTCTGGGAGCTCTTCTGGTTCTCCATTGTTGCTAATATGTCGATCACGGGGATGAACCTTAGTCTCATGCTGAACTCGGTCGGATTTTATCAG ATCTCCAAATTGAGCATGATACCGGTGGTTTGCTTGATGGAATGGATTCTCCACAGCAAGCACTACACTACGAAGGTGATAACGGCCGTGATTGTTGTAGCCTTTGGCGTTGGGATATGCACGGTTACTGATGTCGAGATCAACGCGAAGGGATTCCTTTGTGCGTGCGTAGCTGTGTTCTGCACATCGCTGCAACAAATT ACAATTGGCTCTTTCCAAAAGAAGTATAACATTGGTTCCTTCGAACTCCTCAGCAAAACTGCTCCTATTCAAGCTGCCTCGCTGCTtctttttggcccttttgcaGACTACTACCTCAATGGGGGCTCTTTATTAGAGTACCACTTTTCCACAGGAGCAACC ATCTTCATACTTCTTTCCTGCTCCCTCGCGGTCTTTTGCAACATGAGCCAATACTTGTGCATCGGCCGATTCTCCGCAACATCCTTCCAAGTTCTCGGCCACATGAAAACAGTCTGTGTGTTAATTCTTGGCTGGATACTCTTTGATTCGGCCCTAACCGTGAagaacatcctcgggatgctcCTCGCCATTCTGGGCATGATAGTTTACAGTTGGGCAGTCGAGTCGGAGAAGCAGTCGAAGGTCGCACCTTCACTTATCAGAAGCGATAGCCGATTTGACAGCGAGGATGTGAAGCTTCTCAAGGAGAAGATGAATGGCCTTACTCAGTCCGACCTCGAGATTGGGCAATTGAAAAGCTga
- the LOC109715158 gene encoding geranylgeranyl pyrophosphate synthase, chloroplastic isoform X1: MASSSFAAASHLLYPAALVGSSFAPRRGRPAAAVPALRRCRRRAARASAAAELNASAGAAAAAVEGGREFDFKGYMVARAAAVNRALDAAVPVAYPERVHEAMRYSLLGGGKRVRPVLCLAACELVGGREPLALPPACAVEMIHTMSLIHDDLPCMDDDDLRRGQPTCHVVYGEPLAVLAGDALLALAFRHLADPSSYPSDDLHPPAPRLLRAVAELARCIGAEGLVAGQAVDLESTGLADPVSLDRLEYIHLHKTASLLEASVVLGAIVGGGSDDQVERLRRYARCIGLLFQVVDDILDVTKSSQELGKTAGKDLASDKSTYPKLLGLDKSRQFAEQLLCDAKDQIAAFDPAKAAPLLHLANYIAYRQK, translated from the coding sequence ATGGCCTCGTCCTCTTTCGCCGCCGCTTCGCACCTCCTCTACCCCGCCGCGCTCGTCGGCTCCTCCTTCGCCCCCCGCCGCGGCCGCCCCGCCGCGGCGGTCCCGGcgctccgccgctgccgccgccgcgccgcgcgcgcctccgccgcggcggagcTGAACGCCtccgcgggggcggcggcggcggcggtggagggggGGAGGGAGTTCGATTTCAAGGGGTACATggtggcgagggcggcggcggtgaaCCGCGCGCTGGACGCGGCGGTGCCGGTGGCGTACCCGGAGCGGGTGCACGAGGCGATGCGGTACTCGCTCCTGGGCGGGGGGAAGCGCGTGCGCCCCGTGCTGTGCCTCGCGGCGTGCGAGCTCGTGGGGGGCCGGGAGCCCCTGGCGCTGCCCCCCGCGTGCGCCGTGGAGATGATCCACACCATGTCGCTCATCCACGACGACCTGCCCTGCATGGACGACGACGACCTCCGCCGCGGCCAGCCCACCTGCCACGTCGTCTACGGCGAGCCCCTCGCCGTCCTCGCCGGCGACgccctcctcgccctcgccttcCGCCACCTCGCCGACCCCTCCTCCTACCCCTCCGACGACCTGCACCCCCCCGCCCCTCGCCTCCTCCGCGCCGTCGCCGAGCTCGCCCGCTGCATCGGCGCCGAGGGCCTCGTCGCCGGCCAGGCCGTCGACCTCGAGTCCACCGGCCTCGCCGACCCCGTTTCCCTCGACCGCCTCGAGTACATCCACCTCCACAAGACCGCCAGCCTGCTCGAGGCCTCCGTCGTGCTCGGCGCCATCGTCGGCGGCGGGTCCGACGACCAGGTCGAGCGCCTCCGCCGCTACGCCCGCTGCATCGGCCTCCTCTTCCAGGTCGTCGACGACATCCTCGACGTCACCAAGTCCTCCCAGGAGCTCGGCAAGACCGCCGGCAAGGACCTCGCCAGCGACAAGTCCACCTACCCCAAGCTCCTCGGCCTCGACAAGTCGCGGCAATTCGCCGAGCAGCTTCTCTGCGATGCCAAGGACCAGATCGCGGCCTTCGATCCCGCAAAGGCGGCGCCTTTGCTTCATCTCGCCAACTACATCGCTTACCGCCAGAAATAG
- the LOC109715158 gene encoding heterodimeric geranylgeranyl pyrophosphate synthase large subunit 1, chloroplastic isoform X2 — MASSSFAAASHLLYPAALVGSSFAPRRGRPAAAVPAAVEGGREFDFKGYMVARAAAVNRALDAAVPVAYPERVHEAMRYSLLGGGKRVRPVLCLAACELVGGREPLALPPACAVEMIHTMSLIHDDLPCMDDDDLRRGQPTCHVVYGEPLAVLAGDALLALAFRHLADPSSYPSDDLHPPAPRLLRAVAELARCIGAEGLVAGQAVDLESTGLADPVSLDRLEYIHLHKTASLLEASVVLGAIVGGGSDDQVERLRRYARCIGLLFQVVDDILDVTKSSQELGKTAGKDLASDKSTYPKLLGLDKSRQFAEQLLCDAKDQIAAFDPAKAAPLLHLANYIAYRQK, encoded by the exons ATGGCCTCGTCCTCTTTCGCCGCCGCTTCGCACCTCCTCTACCCCGCCGCGCTCGTCGGCTCCTCCTTCGCCCCCCGCCGCGGCCGCCCCGCCGCGGCGGTCC cggcggcggtggagggggGGAGGGAGTTCGATTTCAAGGGGTACATggtggcgagggcggcggcggtgaaCCGCGCGCTGGACGCGGCGGTGCCGGTGGCGTACCCGGAGCGGGTGCACGAGGCGATGCGGTACTCGCTCCTGGGCGGGGGGAAGCGCGTGCGCCCCGTGCTGTGCCTCGCGGCGTGCGAGCTCGTGGGGGGCCGGGAGCCCCTGGCGCTGCCCCCCGCGTGCGCCGTGGAGATGATCCACACCATGTCGCTCATCCACGACGACCTGCCCTGCATGGACGACGACGACCTCCGCCGCGGCCAGCCCACCTGCCACGTCGTCTACGGCGAGCCCCTCGCCGTCCTCGCCGGCGACgccctcctcgccctcgccttcCGCCACCTCGCCGACCCCTCCTCCTACCCCTCCGACGACCTGCACCCCCCCGCCCCTCGCCTCCTCCGCGCCGTCGCCGAGCTCGCCCGCTGCATCGGCGCCGAGGGCCTCGTCGCCGGCCAGGCCGTCGACCTCGAGTCCACCGGCCTCGCCGACCCCGTTTCCCTCGACCGCCTCGAGTACATCCACCTCCACAAGACCGCCAGCCTGCTCGAGGCCTCCGTCGTGCTCGGCGCCATCGTCGGCGGCGGGTCCGACGACCAGGTCGAGCGCCTCCGCCGCTACGCCCGCTGCATCGGCCTCCTCTTCCAGGTCGTCGACGACATCCTCGACGTCACCAAGTCCTCCCAGGAGCTCGGCAAGACCGCCGGCAAGGACCTCGCCAGCGACAAGTCCACCTACCCCAAGCTCCTCGGCCTCGACAAGTCGCGGCAATTCGCCGAGCAGCTTCTCTGCGATGCCAAGGACCAGATCGCGGCCTTCGATCCCGCAAAGGCGGCGCCTTTGCTTCATCTCGCCAACTACATCGCTTACCGCCAGAAATAG